One genomic segment of Chryseobacterium phocaeense includes these proteins:
- the pth gene encoding aminoacyl-tRNA hydrolase — protein MKYLIVGLGNKGPEYENTRHNIGFKVAEKIAETLEAPFNSTNFGWMAEGKHKGRKVFILKPDTYMNLSGNAVRFWMQKENIPLENVLIITDDLALPFGTLRMKMKGSDAGHNGLKSINEMLQTQNYARLRFGISADFSEGRQVDYVLGTWNEKESAKLGERIEKFSKASLSFVFAGIGNTMSVFNGK, from the coding sequence ATGAAATATCTGATAGTTGGTCTTGGAAACAAAGGTCCGGAATACGAAAACACCCGTCACAATATAGGATTTAAAGTAGCAGAGAAAATAGCAGAAACGCTTGAAGCTCCATTTAACAGTACCAATTTTGGCTGGATGGCAGAAGGAAAGCATAAAGGAAGAAAGGTCTTTATCCTTAAACCGGATACCTACATGAACCTGTCCGGAAATGCTGTAAGATTCTGGATGCAGAAAGAGAATATTCCCCTGGAAAATGTACTGATCATTACTGATGATCTGGCTCTTCCGTTCGGAACACTGAGAATGAAAATGAAAGGCTCAGATGCAGGACACAACGGGCTTAAAAGCATTAATGAGATGCTGCAGACTCAAAACTATGCGAGGCTTCGTTTCGGAATCTCGGCAGACTTTTCAGAAGGTCGCCAGGTAGATTATGTATTGGGAACATGGAATGAAAAAGAGTCTGCAAAGCTTGGAGAAAGGATTGAAAAATTCTCGAAAGCCAGTCTTTCCTTTGTGTTTGCGGGGATCGGTAATACCATGTCTGTCTTCAATGGAAAATAA
- a CDS encoding carbonic anhydrase — translation MKAHTHETQSTITPEKALDFLKDGNQRFVNNLKANRDLLEQVNATREGQWPFAVVLSCIDSRTSAELIFDQGLGDIFSIRIAGNFINQDILGSMEFGCNVAGSKLVVVLGHTKCGALKGGLDAAQIQGMGMDNLNHLINHFDPIINEIIEEGEERSSKNGALLERLNQQNVKSAIEDIRLQSSTLKNLEDEGKIKIVGANYDVETGMVTWL, via the coding sequence ATGAAAGCACATACACACGAAACTCAATCTACCATTACGCCTGAAAAAGCATTGGATTTTTTAAAAGACGGAAACCAGAGATTTGTCAATAATCTAAAGGCCAACAGGGATCTTTTGGAGCAGGTTAATGCCACACGTGAAGGTCAATGGCCTTTTGCAGTGGTGTTAAGCTGTATAGACAGCCGTACTTCTGCAGAACTGATCTTTGACCAGGGTTTAGGAGATATTTTCAGTATCAGAATTGCCGGTAACTTTATCAATCAGGATATTTTAGGATCTATGGAATTTGGCTGTAATGTGGCCGGTTCCAAGCTTGTTGTAGTATTAGGACATACTAAATGCGGAGCCTTAAAAGGAGGCCTGGATGCAGCACAGATCCAGGGAATGGGGATGGATAACCTGAACCACCTGATCAATCATTTTGATCCAATCATCAATGAAATCATTGAAGAAGGTGAAGAGCGTTCATCAAAAAACGGAGCGCTTCTGGAAAGATTAAATCAGCAAAACGTAAAAAGTGCCATCGAAGATATCCGTCTTCAAAGCTCAACGCTTAAAAATCTTGAAGATGAAGGAAAAATCAAGATAGTCGGGGCCAACTACGATGTTGAAACCGGAATGGTAACCTGGTTGTAA
- a CDS encoding SulP family inorganic anion transporter has protein sequence MKKTSFIGGIKENFPSGLVVFLVALPLCLGIALASGAPPLSGVIAGIVGGLVVGSISNSNISVSGPAAGLTAIVLTAITDLKAFELFLCAGIIAGLIQLILGFVRAGSISNYFPNNVIEGMLAAIGIIIILKQIPHAMGFDKDYEGHESIFDNGLNFGYFSELFGAIHPGAIVVTLVSVGILIAWDKIPALKRMKMLPGALVAVVAGILLNELFKASGSTLAIGTQHLVSLPVPQSLSDFKNLITMPDFTGFTNPKVWIVGATIAIVASIETLLCIEASDRLDSQRRITDTNLELKAQGIGNLISSFIGGLPMTSVVVRSSANANAGATSKLSAMIHGVLLLVCVLSIPVILNLIPLATLAAVLILVGYKLAKPATFKHFWHLGKFQFIPFVATVAAVVATDLLKGVGIGLAISVFYILQGNMKRAYYLSREKLDDADGINIKLAEEVSFLNKAAIKKTLKNIKSNSTVTIDARGTSYIATDVLEMIQDFANIRAKEEDINVELLGFKTSYKDYETDEDSHILITHRRAM, from the coding sequence ATGAAAAAAACATCATTTATAGGAGGAATCAAGGAGAATTTCCCTTCAGGACTCGTTGTATTCTTAGTAGCGCTTCCGTTATGTCTTGGAATCGCGTTAGCATCAGGAGCACCGCCTTTGTCCGGTGTTATTGCCGGAATCGTAGGGGGATTGGTGGTAGGATCTATCAGTAATTCAAATATATCGGTATCCGGTCCCGCTGCAGGTCTTACTGCTATTGTATTAACGGCGATCACAGATCTGAAAGCTTTTGAGCTTTTCCTTTGCGCAGGGATCATCGCAGGTTTAATCCAGTTAATTTTAGGATTTGTCAGAGCCGGAAGTATTTCAAATTACTTTCCTAATAACGTTATTGAGGGAATGCTTGCCGCGATCGGTATCATAATTATTTTAAAACAGATCCCTCATGCCATGGGATTCGATAAGGATTACGAAGGGCATGAATCTATCTTTGACAATGGCCTAAATTTCGGCTACTTTTCAGAATTATTCGGGGCCATACATCCCGGAGCTATTGTCGTAACACTGGTTTCGGTAGGTATTCTTATCGCCTGGGATAAAATTCCGGCTTTAAAAAGGATGAAGATGCTTCCCGGAGCATTGGTAGCTGTAGTGGCAGGAATTCTTTTAAATGAATTATTTAAAGCGTCCGGAAGCACTTTGGCTATCGGTACCCAACATTTGGTTTCACTACCGGTTCCTCAGTCTCTGAGCGATTTCAAAAACCTGATTACCATGCCTGATTTTACAGGATTTACCAATCCTAAGGTATGGATCGTGGGAGCTACTATTGCTATTGTAGCCTCTATTGAAACGCTTCTTTGTATTGAAGCTTCGGACAGACTAGACAGCCAGCGAAGAATTACAGATACCAATCTTGAGCTTAAGGCACAGGGAATCGGGAACCTCATCAGTTCATTTATCGGAGGACTACCAATGACCTCTGTAGTGGTAAGAAGTTCTGCCAATGCTAACGCAGGAGCAACTTCAAAACTGTCTGCCATGATTCACGGTGTGCTGCTTCTGGTATGTGTACTGAGTATTCCGGTGATCCTTAATTTAATTCCGCTTGCCACCCTTGCAGCTGTGCTGATCCTGGTAGGATACAAACTGGCAAAACCTGCTACGTTCAAACATTTCTGGCATTTGGGTAAATTCCAGTTCATCCCGTTTGTAGCAACGGTAGCGGCAGTAGTAGCGACTGACCTTCTAAAAGGAGTAGGTATTGGTCTGGCTATTTCCGTATTCTATATCCTTCAGGGAAATATGAAACGTGCCTATTATCTGAGCAGGGAAAAGCTGGATGATGCAGACGGAATCAATATCAAGCTTGCCGAGGAAGTTTCTTTCCTGAATAAGGCAGCCATTAAAAAGACATTAAAAAACATCAAGTCCAATTCTACCGTGACCATTGATGCAAGGGGAACGTCGTATATTGCGACGGACGTTCTGGAGATGATCCAGGATTTCGCCAACATCAGGGCAAAAGAAGAAGACATTAATGTGGAACTGTTGGGCTTTAAAACTTCATACAAAGATTATGAAACCGATGAAGATTCCCACATTCTGATTACACACAGAAGAGCGATGTAA
- a CDS encoding carbonic anhydrase has product MSQSYEVIFENNRKWVESKVSDNPEFFHELAKTQNPDYLYIGCSDSRATAEELMGAKPGEVFVHRNIANVVNTLDMSSTAVIQYAVEHLKVKHIIVCGHYNCGGVKAAMTPQDLGLLNPWLRNIRDVYRLHQAELDAIQDESRRYDRLVELNVQEQCINVIKMACVQERYIVEEYPIVHGWVFDLRTGKIIDLEIDFEKILKDIQKIYNLTGSDWVMSRKTN; this is encoded by the coding sequence ATGTCACAATCGTACGAGGTTATTTTCGAAAACAACAGAAAATGGGTAGAATCCAAAGTTTCAGACAATCCTGAATTCTTCCATGAGCTTGCGAAAACCCAGAATCCTGATTATTTATACATCGGGTGTTCAGACAGCAGGGCTACCGCGGAAGAGCTTATGGGTGCAAAACCCGGAGAAGTTTTTGTCCACAGAAATATTGCAAATGTTGTCAATACTTTAGACATGAGTTCCACAGCTGTTATTCAATATGCCGTAGAACATCTTAAAGTAAAGCACATTATCGTATGCGGGCACTACAACTGCGGTGGCGTAAAAGCGGCGATGACTCCTCAGGATCTCGGATTATTAAATCCATGGCTGAGAAACATCCGTGACGTTTACAGATTGCACCAGGCTGAACTGGACGCCATTCAAGATGAAAGCAGACGTTATGATAGGCTTGTGGAACTGAATGTTCAGGAGCAGTGCATCAACGTGATCAAAATGGCCTGTGTACAGGAAAGGTATATTGTTGAAGAATATCCTATTGTACATGGTTGGGTATTTGACCTTAGAACAGGTAAGATCATTGATCTGGAAATCGATTTCGAGAAAATCCTGAAAGATATCCAGAAAATCTACAACCTTACAGGTTCCGACTGGGTAATGAGCAGAAAAACAAATTAG
- a CDS encoding helix-turn-helix domain-containing protein produces the protein MHDSDFQTLSPLFYLAGIFIACFSSFLIIGKRKKIMADYLLAVWFLIIGIHLIFFVLFFSGRYVKFPYFLGYEVFLPFIHGPMLYLYVLSVTGRKLGTKTWILHSVPVFIVFLIMSELLMKSPWDRLIIYQNGGNEYKLLSTILKYLMIFSGALYVGLSLFAMRKYRKELSDQYSNTEKMNMNWLYYLIIGMALIWVAVMIRNDILIFSIVVLFILVAAYFGISRVGILNLAAESEDIEEKEVIDNPSEIIKYQKTSPGDDAIQEIYEKLMNKMEQEKLYKDPELSLNHVAQLLNVHSNLLSQTINTVEQKNFYDYINRQRIEEFKRIACLPENQKFTILSLAFESGFNSKTSFNRNFKKYMNCSPREFLRSQSIDLE, from the coding sequence ATGCATGATTCTGATTTTCAGACGTTATCTCCTTTATTTTATCTGGCAGGAATTTTTATTGCCTGCTTCTCTTCATTTCTGATCATTGGAAAACGTAAAAAGATAATGGCGGATTACCTGTTGGCAGTCTGGTTCCTCATTATAGGAATACATCTTATTTTTTTTGTATTATTTTTTTCAGGGAGGTATGTAAAGTTTCCTTATTTTCTGGGATATGAAGTTTTCCTTCCCTTCATTCATGGTCCGATGTTGTATTTATATGTACTCAGTGTAACGGGAAGAAAACTCGGCACAAAGACCTGGATCCTGCATTCGGTACCGGTGTTTATAGTTTTCCTGATCATGTCTGAACTTTTGATGAAGTCTCCCTGGGATAGGTTAATCATTTATCAGAATGGAGGTAACGAGTATAAATTACTGAGTACTATTCTCAAATATCTGATGATTTTCTCCGGAGCTCTCTACGTGGGATTAAGTCTTTTTGCGATGAGGAAATACAGGAAAGAACTTTCCGACCAATACTCGAATACTGAGAAAATGAACATGAATTGGTTATATTATCTTATCATCGGGATGGCATTGATATGGGTTGCTGTTATGATAAGAAATGATATTTTAATTTTTTCTATAGTCGTTCTTTTTATTCTGGTGGCTGCTTATTTTGGAATCAGCCGTGTTGGAATTTTAAATCTGGCTGCTGAGTCTGAAGATATTGAGGAAAAAGAGGTAATTGATAATCCTTCTGAAATTATAAAGTATCAGAAAACATCCCCCGGTGATGATGCCATACAGGAAATTTATGAAAAGCTGATGAATAAAATGGAGCAGGAAAAGCTGTACAAAGACCCGGAGTTGAGCCTGAATCATGTTGCCCAACTATTGAATGTTCATTCCAATTTACTATCCCAAACCATTAATACAGTTGAACAAAAAAACTTTTATGATTATATCAACCGGCAGAGGATTGAAGAATTCAAAAGGATAGCATGCCTCCCGGAAAATCAGAAATTCACGATCCTTTCTCTGGCTTTTGAAAGCGGGTTCAATTCTAAAACTTCGTTTAACCGGAACTTCAAAAAATATATGAATTGCTCTCCCCGGGAATTTTTACGAAGCCAGAGTATTGACCTGGAATAG
- a CDS encoding T9SS type A sorting domain-containing protein, producing MKKKSTFRIFAAVLCIASSHAYSGAAPVPWHHETGIGFKHVAPLPPSIHDLDPLIVIPQNVNEKGLVVIKGNFQKPTTAGDVKVTIKYKDAQNNWVSLWCKTFAGNYDYNEDLTANFELPQSALNTHSVKIELSSDASVTNWNSVVWNKTVSHYKQSNYTYANCDLDENQYTILFTPKKDGTVVYNSNGTVSGVKDRVTSQHLARKLDNIVLSFQGNAALDNSNAGAPVVNITNPNNLATIASSQKFIYQNSDTSPFEFSYHDPVYMFAGKFSNESFFINFSNWFLPPEEGGEPFGRGYLDFTNPNSLLNRYYNLYNYINEKLGDIFTNQQPVVIVISKVTGLRVYKANGQYISLSAISNYNTTDDFGYPPLNNKQRGPGSENFSLSSTSQASLYGVGAIRNMKVITGWNGPSRPLMDIESEINKFIKYVGIFGNPTTEDCPVTCFAINSGAESDFADWTKAPNSYIFTGKNPKNNASVDGLYIPVKKAYQMWANGGEFMKDDNGNYTPISQQGLAKAGLYWEDEPGLIKSVTLEGTGEEAKIKVMINKVKEGNAVISYKVDDKIYWTWHVWATDDPGTNGSTYHHGFEKDKDGNTVTNWKWMDRNLGATSANFVGNEWHKSAGLQYQWGRKDPFPAFGLKDLSLYPINGEINLNYTDPAFQSKFVKVRGNKYSAQINTGTDTPNGNIRYSIQNPISFIATPIYVAKKGDALLNDGEDFLRQNSNDTWTQVGITTWFSKEKYKKFVPPYRENIIAWDLWGDTRQGNYSDIDDPVVGEASTRYALKSPYDPCPCNWRVPSNYFSGGRNSSTPMPDENRYSPWGKHTGNTVDPEFNATTLNPDYPGIKVYPQFGFDFSGVSGMNLGKFPINGNYEGYPNATGPLKYGAGWVVPVMNFQDQSADGGLMTSTFMTASEMINQVRYPSFGAAGLALISDPLSGSKPRPGWHRFSSSAYTGSGGVRCIYDPNAASMPQAFETEFVASTAEAYSTETLKSWTKLPNSYVEYTNATLVTPNPNGNTIDPNKDNDRIIEIPLRKAYAMHKLHLSTDFSFPAESTKSSSVVWTNNTNLIQKMEIVDGSIDTAVLKVTLNPNITGNAVVALHVGSGTWTANKHNDPVVWSWHIWAPKSVIETYTYDPENAGNGGVIPANDQFVDPMTSAGVPMKTTFMDRDLGAKLPFINEHIYAYNTAAYTGPLGSYNNNNPAAVARLDQMHDSGGLHFQWGRKDPLPVFYNPGMFYNHVVSGKRPFNDYFVYRQNNPANPTTGVIPYAANMPEQDYLNNYTQPYSTYSAAANVSASDSKADKLKKVVKYSVSNPLSYLYQSDAAKLDWVSDENGNMPERWGHATEKSAYDPCPAGWRIVDLESVSTGVILGNLISKGNTPWFYNKKFNTSYGIDPGKDNTFVNNEAYDINKMNYVGSFVYGNASGIGSFRYGFVLTKPEYNIGTFPNNGIRGFNGGNTLDASKLGGNPDTFMKSGIWTAANQGGGGSSLGMLFNAVITQTVGTNDKLYYLTPTFGFRPQAAMSCRCAEIKYDANGNEIGRYEPFAIPVPPNALAKAKTVLAKTVIEEKVAQNKLEFFPNPVKNVLYIKGNDPSKDYYYQIYNLSGQMIKSGKFENDRTDLSSLISGMYLVRINNSETLVKIIKE from the coding sequence ATGAAAAAAAAATCGACATTCAGGATTTTTGCTGCAGTACTGTGTATTGCATCATCTCATGCTTATTCAGGGGCAGCACCTGTCCCCTGGCACCATGAGACCGGTATCGGATTTAAACATGTGGCACCTCTCCCACCGAGTATCCATGATCTCGATCCTCTTATTGTCATTCCGCAAAATGTGAATGAAAAGGGATTGGTGGTGATCAAAGGAAACTTTCAGAAACCAACTACCGCAGGAGATGTAAAAGTTACCATCAAGTACAAAGATGCCCAAAATAACTGGGTTTCTCTGTGGTGTAAAACTTTTGCCGGAAACTATGATTACAATGAAGATCTTACCGCTAATTTCGAATTGCCGCAATCAGCTCTGAACACACATTCGGTCAAGATCGAATTAAGTTCAGATGCCAGCGTTACCAACTGGAATTCTGTTGTATGGAACAAAACCGTCAGTCATTACAAACAATCAAATTATACTTATGCCAACTGTGACCTGGATGAGAACCAATACACCATCCTGTTTACGCCTAAAAAAGACGGAACAGTGGTATACAACTCAAATGGAACGGTTTCCGGGGTTAAAGACCGGGTAACTTCCCAGCATCTGGCAAGAAAACTGGATAACATTGTATTATCTTTCCAGGGAAATGCTGCATTAGACAATTCCAATGCCGGTGCCCCGGTAGTGAACATTACAAATCCTAACAATCTTGCAACCATTGCAAGCTCCCAGAAATTTATTTACCAGAATAGTGACACCAGTCCTTTTGAGTTCTCTTATCATGATCCGGTGTATATGTTTGCGGGAAAATTTTCAAATGAGAGCTTTTTCATCAACTTCAGCAACTGGTTTTTACCTCCTGAAGAAGGTGGAGAGCCGTTTGGAAGGGGATATCTGGATTTCACTAACCCTAATTCCCTTCTTAACAGGTATTATAATCTTTACAACTATATTAATGAGAAGCTGGGAGATATTTTTACGAATCAACAGCCGGTCGTTATTGTCATCAGTAAAGTTACAGGATTAAGGGTTTATAAAGCCAACGGACAATATATTTCTCTTTCAGCAATAAGCAACTATAATACGACCGATGATTTCGGTTACCCTCCGCTTAATAACAAACAGAGAGGACCCGGTTCTGAAAACTTTTCATTAAGCAGTACTTCACAGGCTTCGTTATATGGTGTCGGGGCTATCAGAAACATGAAAGTAATTACCGGATGGAACGGCCCGTCAAGACCTTTAATGGATATTGAAAGCGAAATCAATAAATTCATAAAATACGTGGGTATTTTCGGAAATCCAACTACAGAAGACTGTCCGGTTACCTGCTTTGCCATCAACTCAGGAGCTGAATCAGATTTTGCAGACTGGACCAAAGCTCCGAACAGTTATATCTTCACCGGTAAGAATCCGAAAAATAATGCCAGTGTAGACGGTCTTTATATCCCTGTAAAAAAAGCTTACCAGATGTGGGCCAACGGGGGCGAATTTATGAAGGACGACAATGGTAATTATACACCTATCTCTCAACAGGGTCTTGCCAAAGCAGGATTGTATTGGGAAGACGAACCAGGCCTTATAAAATCCGTTACATTGGAAGGTACAGGAGAAGAGGCCAAGATCAAAGTAATGATCAATAAAGTAAAAGAAGGTAATGCTGTTATTTCATATAAAGTAGACGACAAAATCTACTGGACGTGGCATGTGTGGGCAACCGATGATCCGGGAACCAACGGAAGCACCTATCATCATGGTTTTGAAAAAGATAAAGACGGAAATACCGTAACCAACTGGAAATGGATGGACAGAAACCTGGGAGCCACCAGCGCCAATTTTGTCGGAAATGAATGGCATAAATCTGCCGGACTTCAGTACCAGTGGGGAAGAAAAGATCCATTCCCTGCATTTGGTCTGAAAGACTTAAGCCTTTATCCTATTAACGGGGAAATTAACCTGAATTACACAGATCCGGCTTTCCAGTCTAAATTTGTAAAGGTCAGAGGAAATAAATATTCTGCCCAGATCAATACCGGAACGGATACGCCTAACGGTAATATCAGATATTCTATCCAGAATCCGATCAGTTTTATTGCAACTCCTATTTATGTGGCTAAAAAAGGAGATGCATTGCTTAATGACGGTGAAGATTTCTTAAGACAAAACAGCAATGATACGTGGACGCAGGTGGGAATCACCACATGGTTTTCAAAGGAAAAGTACAAAAAGTTTGTTCCCCCTTACCGCGAAAACATCATCGCCTGGGACCTTTGGGGAGACACGCGTCAGGGAAATTATTCTGACATAGATGATCCTGTAGTGGGTGAAGCAAGTACAAGATATGCCCTGAAATCTCCTTATGACCCTTGTCCATGTAACTGGAGAGTTCCTTCCAACTATTTTTCAGGAGGAAGAAATTCCAGCACACCAATGCCGGATGAAAACAGATACAGCCCATGGGGAAAACATACCGGAAATACAGTTGATCCGGAATTTAACGCTACTACATTAAATCCTGACTATCCGGGTATAAAAGTATATCCTCAGTTCGGATTTGATTTCTCGGGAGTTTCCGGAATGAATTTAGGTAAATTTCCTATCAACGGTAATTATGAAGGGTATCCCAATGCAACAGGTCCGCTAAAATACGGAGCCGGCTGGGTCGTTCCGGTGATGAATTTCCAGGACCAGAGTGCAGATGGCGGATTAATGACTTCTACATTCATGACCGCTTCTGAAATGATCAACCAGGTACGTTATCCTTCTTTTGGAGCAGCAGGTCTGGCTTTAATTTCAGATCCGTTAAGCGGTTCAAAACCAAGACCGGGATGGCACAGGTTCTCAAGCAGCGCCTATACAGGCAGCGGTGGTGTACGTTGTATCTACGATCCAAACGCAGCTTCTATGCCTCAGGCATTTGAAACTGAGTTTGTGGCTTCTACTGCTGAAGCTTATTCTACCGAAACTTTAAAATCATGGACTAAATTACCCAACAGCTACGTAGAATATACCAATGCGACACTGGTAACTCCTAATCCGAACGGAAACACTATTGATCCCAACAAAGATAATGACCGGATCATTGAAATCCCTTTGAGAAAGGCGTATGCAATGCACAAGCTTCATTTAAGTACAGACTTTTCTTTCCCTGCCGAAAGTACTAAATCTTCGTCAGTAGTATGGACCAATAATACGAACCTGATCCAAAAAATGGAAATTGTAGACGGTTCTATAGACACTGCGGTTTTAAAAGTTACTTTAAACCCTAACATAACCGGAAATGCAGTAGTAGCATTGCATGTAGGAAGCGGTACGTGGACAGCCAATAAGCATAATGATCCGGTGGTTTGGAGTTGGCACATCTGGGCACCGAAATCTGTTATCGAAACTTATACGTACGATCCGGAAAATGCCGGTAACGGAGGAGTCATTCCTGCCAATGATCAGTTTGTAGATCCCATGACCAGTGCAGGGGTTCCTATGAAAACCACATTTATGGACCGGGATCTTGGAGCAAAGCTACCGTTTATCAATGAACATATTTATGCATACAATACGGCTGCTTATACCGGACCTTTAGGTTCTTATAATAACAATAACCCGGCTGCGGTAGCCAGATTGGATCAGATGCACGACAGTGGTGGCCTTCACTTCCAGTGGGGAAGAAAAGACCCGCTGCCTGTATTTTACAATCCGGGAATGTTCTACAATCATGTGGTGAGCGGTAAAAGGCCATTCAATGATTATTTTGTGTACAGACAGAACAATCCTGCAAATCCTACGACGGGCGTTATCCCATACGCAGCGAATATGCCTGAGCAGGACTATCTGAATAATTACACCCAACCTTATTCTACCTATTCTGCAGCAGCGAATGTTTCAGCTTCTGATTCAAAGGCGGATAAGCTAAAGAAAGTGGTGAAATATTCTGTGAGCAATCCATTAAGCTATCTGTATCAGTCTGATGCGGCAAAGCTGGACTGGGTTTCTGATGAAAACGGCAATATGCCGGAAAGATGGGGACATGCTACTGAAAAATCCGCGTACGATCCATGTCCTGCAGGCTGGAGAATTGTAGACCTTGAAAGCGTCTCTACAGGAGTGATTCTGGGTAACCTGATCTCAAAAGGAAATACGCCTTGGTTCTACAATAAAAAATTCAATACCTCTTATGGAATCGATCCCGGAAAGGACAATACTTTTGTCAACAATGAAGCCTACGACATTAACAAAATGAACTATGTAGGAAGCTTTGTGTACGGAAATGCATCAGGTATCGGTTCATTCCGATATGGATTTGTTCTCACCAAGCCTGAATACAACATCGGAACGTTCCCTAACAATGGGATCAGAGGATTCAACGGTGGAAACACTTTAGACGCTTCCAAGCTGGGAGGAAATCCGGATACGTTTATGAAATCCGGAATCTGGACTGCTGCCAACCAAGGCGGTGGCGGTTCTTCACTGGGAATGCTGTTTAATGCAGTAATCACTCAGACGGTTGGTACCAATGACAAGCTGTATTATTTAACGCCAACATTCGGATTCCGTCCACAGGCAGCAATGTCATGCCGTTGTGCGGAAATTAAGTATGATGCCAACGGAAATGAAATCGGAAGATATGAGCCGTTTGCGATTCCTGTACCACCAAACGCATTAGCCAAAGCTAAAACTGTTCTTGCTAAAACAGTGATCGAGGAAAAAGTAGCTCAGAATAAACTGGAATTCTTCCCGAATCCTGTTAAAAATGTGCTATATATCAAAGGAAATGACCCATCCAAAGATTACTATTATCAGATCTATAACCTATCCGGGCAGATGATCAAATCAGGGAAGTTTGAAAATGACCGCACTGATCTTTCTTCTTTAATCTCCGGTATGTATCTGGTAAGAATCAATAATTCTGAAACATTGGTGAAGATTATTAAAGAATAA
- a CDS encoding serine acetyltransferase: protein MGYSVIQKDFYRESGKWLSSFEIWKKCINPNLHFIYVLRKTQKHYRKPLLGIFWKLVLRHYQIKYGYQIYPETEIGEGFYLGHWGSLVINPKARIGKNCNMAQGVTIGQQNRGKLQGFPTIGDEVWIGANAVIVGGITIGNNVLIAPNAYVNFDVPAHSVVMGNPATIHSTERATEAYINNKV from the coding sequence ATGGGTTATTCGGTTATACAAAAAGATTTTTACCGGGAAAGTGGAAAATGGCTCTCCTCATTTGAGATCTGGAAAAAATGCATTAATCCCAATCTTCATTTTATTTATGTTTTAAGGAAGACACAAAAGCATTATAGAAAGCCTTTACTGGGTATATTCTGGAAATTAGTTCTTAGACATTACCAGATAAAATATGGCTACCAGATTTATCCGGAGACCGAAATCGGGGAAGGTTTTTATCTGGGACATTGGGGAAGCCTCGTGATCAACCCCAAAGCCAGAATCGGAAAAAACTGCAATATGGCACAGGGCGTAACCATTGGCCAGCAAAACCGAGGAAAACTTCAGGGCTTTCCTACCATCGGTGATGAAGTATGGATCGGGGCCAATGCAGTGATTGTAGGCGGAATCACTATCGGAAACAATGTTTTGATCGCACCCAATGCCTACGTAAATTTTGATGTTCCTGCCCACTCTGTGGTCATGGGAAATCCGGCTACGATCCACTCTACGGAAAGAGCTACAGAAGCTTACATCAATAACAAAGTCTGA